GGCCTAATCTTTTTCTacggtcttttttttttctctgctgGACTGATGAGGGGCCGATTGCTTTTATCTGTTGACCTTCTGTGCACACTTATTGTCGACTACTTATGAATCAATATAGTCAATTATTCTAGACCAGGTTTCTCCATAATCGTCTCGCCACCACATCAACCTCGCAACAATGGATCCTTATGACAGCGACTCGTCGGGgtttgaagatgaggacctCACGGAGACCAGTGTGCTTTTGGGATACGCTTCGGAAGAACTGTTAGATGATTCAATCAGTCACCTTGGAGGCTGGCCAGTATGCAGCCTTTTTATTCCCAATGGATATGCGAGCAAACAAATGCTGATCTTCTCGATTTCAGACATGGCTGGACGATTCTACCCCGCCGCCAGGCGAGTTCGCCAATTGCAAAGTTTGCAACAGTCCTATGGTCCTCCTACTCGAATTGCACGGTGACCTCCCCGAACACTTCCCGGATAATGAGCGACGACTGTATATCTTCGGCTGCCCCAGAAAACCCTGCAACCGCAAGCCCGGCAGTATCAGAGCCTTGCGCGCTACACGGAAGTTGAAGAGCCAGCCAGCgcccaagaaggaggaaaagcaagagccagaaaaggagaaagaagaggaaaagaagcagacTGAGGCTCCCAAGCCGGATCTTGGAGCCAGTCTTTTCGGGGCGACCTCTCTCACTGGGAGCGTTTCTGCGAACCAGAACCCTTTCTCGACCAGTTCGTCCTCCGCACAAGCCAGCAACCCGTTTGCTGCCCCTCTCGCAGCCCCCCAACCGGCCAAACCAGCTGCCCCATCGAACCCGTCCGGAAATTCCCTTTCCGAATCCTTTGCAGACAAAGTTCGAGTTTCCTCCCCGCCCCCGACTATTAAGACACCCGAGGCCGCCGGCCCCGCTGCACCTTGGCCTCCGCAGTCCGACTTCCCCTCACCGTACAAACGGTACTATTTAGATGCGGAGTACGAGACCCTTTCTCGTCCCCCTACCCCGAAAATTCCCGATAATGTTGTCATCGATAACACCGAAGACGATGCTAATGGTGGTCCGGGCGCGGACCTCAAGGATGCCCTGGAGTCTGAACTGGACAAAGTCTTCATGAAATTTTCGACCCGTCTCGGACATAACCCTGAGCAGATTTTGCGATATGAATTCCGTGGCTCTCCCATTCTCTATTCGCACACCGATGCCGTCGGAAAACTTCTTTACGACCCCAAGAACCCTCCCTTGGGCGCTAAGGTGACTACTACTGGAGGTCCGAGCCGCATGCCACGCTGTGAATACTGTGGTAGCCAGCGTGTTTTCGAGCTGCAGCTCGTGCCTCACGCCATCAGCATGCTGGAGGATGGCCGTGAGGGGGTTGGACTGGGCCCCAAGGACGATGGCATGGAATGGGGAACCATCATTCTTGGTGTCTGCAGCAAGGACTGTGGCCCGGAGAAAATTGGGGTAGTCGGTTGGCGTGAGGAGTGGGCGGGAGTGCAGTGGGAAGAATCGAAATAAACGGACAGGCTCATGACTGATGTTCTATAATGCTTATGACCGCATAGACAAAATTGACTCAAGTTGCACAATTCATATCTTCTCGTGTATTCTATCAAGATGGGGTGGATTACGGAGCGTGGTTCACTCAGTTCTACAGTTAGACACATGATCTCCTACTTTAGTAAACAAAAAAGGCCCCAGTTACTGAGAAATCCTCAGTCATCTTTGTTCTATAGGATATCTTCTCGAATATAATGAAGTAAATatgggagagaaagaaaagttgTTTTTCACATAGACAAcatcatgatgatgagaaaCATAAGTGATGTCAAGCAAACACGTAACGCCAAATGCGCCGGTCCTGACTTCCCAACCCTCCTCATGCAGGTCTATccccgtcatcatcatcttggGCTCCGAGCTCGTTTCGTGGGTCTGAAGCGGACATAATCCTTTTACGAGTCTTTTCAATCAAGGAAAGACGCGAAGCGAAGATCCGTATACAGGGTTGGATCTTCTAGGCATAATATtagcaagaaaaggaaagagacaCGGTGGGATTTTCGATGAGAGTAGAGTCCGCTCAGGCGGCCTGCTCAAATCCCCGTCTGATAACACGGCCGAACATCTCGACACCGACGCGCTCGCTCTTGACTTCGCTGCGAACCTCGTTCTCCTTGTTGGTGGGGACCTTGACAACGGTGCCGTTGGGGCCGGACTTGTCGACCTCCCAGCTGCAGACCTCGGCGACGAACTTCTCAAGAGCTTCGCGGCTCCTCAGGTCGAGCCATTGCTCGAGAACCTCGGCGTTGATCTCACGGAATGCCTTGCCAACCTCAACAGCGATGCGGATGCGGACGAGCTCCTCGAAGCCGGCGACATCGGCGGTCAGATCGGCGTAGAGATCGTCGGAGTTCAGGGTGGACCAGAACTGAGCGTACTGGGCAGACTCAAGAAGCGTGGAAAGGCGCGCAAGCTTCTGAACAGATTCAACGAAGTCGGAGGTCTGGGATGCGGCCTGGGCCTCGGCGTTGGAGGGGAAGGGCTGAGTGTGGGCGGGGAGCAGGGAGAggcaaagagagaaagcaggGGATGGGAAAACGGTAAGCGCCTTAGCAAGGATGTTGGTGACAGTCTCAGCCTGGAGAAGGTGGGGGTTGAATTGGTAGCTGCCCAGGAGGCGTTTAGGTTAGCGAGAACGATGAGAAAGTTTAGTAAACTCATTC
This Aspergillus flavus chromosome 1, complete sequence DNA region includes the following protein-coding sequences:
- a CDS encoding programmed cell death protein 2, giving the protein MDPYDSDSSGFEDEDLTETSVLLGYASEELLDDSISHLGGWPTWLDDSTPPPGEFANCKVCNSPMVLLLELHGDLPEHFPDNERRLYIFGCPRKPCNRKPGSIRALRATRKLKSQPAPKKEEKQEPEKEKEEEKKQTEAPKPDLGASLFGATSLTGSVSANQNPFSTSSSSAQASNPFAAPLAAPQPAKPAAPSNPSGNSLSESFADKVRVSSPPPTIKTPEAAGPAAPWPPQSDFPSPYKRYYLDAEYETLSRPPTPKIPDNVVIDNTEDDANGGPGADLKDALESELDKVFMKFSTRLGHNPEQILRYEFRGSPILYSHTDAVGKLLYDPKNPPLGAKVTTTGGPSRMPRCEYCGSQRVFELQLVPHAISMLEDGREGVGLGPKDDGMEWGTIILGVCSKDCGPEKIGVVGWREEWAGVQWEESK
- a CDS encoding putative eukaryotic translation initiation factor 3 subunit EifCk (eIF-3 p25) translates to MGVAFDKCETRPANIDAILSGLDRYNPETTTIFQDYVVQQCEDRTFDCYANLALLKLYQFNPHLLQAETVTNILAKALTVFPSPAFSLCLSLLPAHTQPFPSNAEAQAASQTSDFVESVQKLARLSTLLESAQYAQFWSTLNSDDLYADLTADVAGFEELVRIRIAVEVGKAFREINAEVLEQWLDLRSREALEKFVAEVCSWEVDKSGPNGTVVKVPTNKENEVRSEVKSERVGVEMFGRVIRRGFEQAA